One region of Chryseobacterium muglaense genomic DNA includes:
- the odhB gene encoding 2-oxoglutarate dehydrogenase complex dihydrolipoyllysine-residue succinyltransferase produces the protein MSILEMKVPSPGESITEVEIATWLVKDGDYVQKDQPIAEVDSDKATLELPAEESGIITLKAEEGEVVQVGQVVCLIDMAAAKPEGAAAEAPKQEEAPKAAEPAKVEAPKPAPAAPQSYATGSPSPAAKKILDEKGIDASQVSGSGRDGRISKTDAELAAVPAMGGSSLTATGARSTTTTKLSVLRRKIAQRLVSVKNETAMLTTFNEVDMSEIFRLRKQYKEEFGQKHGVGLGFMSFFTKAVTRALQMYPDVNASIDGDFKINYDFCDISIAVSGPKGLMVPVLRNAENMSFSSVEANIKDLAIKVRDGKITVDEMTGGTFTITNGGTFGSMLSTPIINPPQSAILGMHNIIQRPVAVDGQVVIRPMMYVAMSYDHRIIDGKESVGFLVAVKEGIDNPVEILLGGDERKGLGL, from the coding sequence ATGTCAATTTTAGAAATGAAAGTTCCTTCGCCGGGAGAATCAATTACAGAAGTTGAAATTGCAACTTGGCTTGTAAAAGATGGTGATTACGTACAAAAAGATCAACCAATCGCTGAAGTAGATTCAGACAAGGCAACTTTAGAATTACCTGCAGAAGAAAGTGGTATTATTACTTTAAAAGCAGAAGAAGGTGAAGTGGTACAAGTAGGTCAGGTTGTTTGTTTAATTGATATGGCTGCTGCAAAACCAGAAGGTGCTGCTGCTGAAGCTCCAAAACAAGAAGAAGCGCCTAAAGCTGCTGAACCTGCAAAAGTAGAAGCTCCAAAACCAGCTCCGGCTGCTCCTCAGTCGTACGCTACAGGTTCTCCTTCTCCGGCTGCCAAGAAAATTCTTGACGAAAAAGGAATCGATGCTTCTCAGGTTTCAGGTTCTGGAAGAGATGGAAGAATCTCTAAAACTGATGCTGAATTAGCTGCTGTTCCTGCAATGGGAGGAAGCTCTTTAACAGCTACAGGAGCAAGATCTACAACTACAACTAAACTTTCAGTTCTTAGAAGAAAAATCGCTCAGAGATTAGTATCTGTAAAGAACGAAACTGCAATGTTGACGACTTTCAACGAAGTTGATATGTCTGAGATTTTCAGATTAAGAAAGCAATACAAAGAAGAATTTGGTCAGAAACACGGAGTAGGACTTGGTTTCATGTCTTTCTTTACAAAAGCAGTTACCAGAGCATTACAAATGTATCCTGATGTGAATGCATCTATCGATGGAGATTTTAAAATTAACTACGATTTCTGCGATATTTCAATTGCAGTTTCAGGTCCTAAAGGATTGATGGTTCCGGTATTGAGAAATGCTGAAAATATGTCTTTTAGCAGTGTTGAAGCTAATATCAAAGATTTGGCTATCAAAGTAAGAGACGGTAAAATTACGGTTGACGAAATGACTGGTGGTACGTTTACTATTACAAATGGTGGTACTTTCGGATCGATGTTGTCTACGCCGATTATCAACCCGCCTCAATCTGCAATCTTAGGAATGCACAACATTATCCAAAGACCAGTAGCGGTTGACGGGCAAGTTGTAATCAGACCAATGATGTATGTTGCAATGTCTTATGATCACAGAATTATCGACGGTAAAGAATCTGTAGGATTCCTTGTTGCGGTAAAAGAAGGGATCGACAATCCTGTAGAAATTCTATTAGGTGGAGACGAAAGAAAAGGCTTAGGATTATAA
- a CDS encoding 2-oxoglutarate dehydrogenase E1 component — MDRFSFLNAAHSQLIEDLYQQYLKFPDSLEPSWKAFFQGFDFAIENYSDDESIQYVQNSVKSSPAVQQISQAASNGEVPEHIKKEFKVVNLIEAYRTRGHLFTKTNPVRERRHYTPTLDIENFGLDKSDLNTKFNCAVETGMKGPATLQDLIVHLQSIYCDSIGVEYMHINNVQEKDFIKQWLQVNENHPILSANEKTEILLKLNQAVAFENYLHTKFVGQKRFSLEGGETLIPALDQLISRSSQLGVDEVVLGMAHRGRLNVLTNIFGKSYKQIFSEFEGKEFEEDVFSGDVKYHLGSSKKIKTASGEEVAINLTPNPSHLETVAALVEGICRAKVDDKYKDYSKVLPIIIHGDGAIAGQGIAYEVAQMMTLEGYKTGGTVHIVVNNQVSFTTNYMDARSSTYCTDVAKVTESPVMHVNADDAEAVVHAIHFAADFRAKFGKDVYIDLLGYRKYGHNEGDEPRFTQPNLYKLISKHQNPREIYKDKLLKDNITSNDVIAKMETEFKALLDKDFDASKEIEKNVMDIFMADDWTNFPIAKRGAVQDAVDTKYDLAKLKELAIKMSTLPADKKFINKITRLFDNRIKAIEGNSLDWALGEWLAYATLLVEGHNIRISGEDVERGTFSHRHAVVKTEDTEEEYVPLKEVSESRFDIFNSHLSEYGVLGFDYGYAMASPNTLTIWEAQFGDFVNGAQIIVDQYLAAAEEKWKIQDGLVMLLPHGSEGQGAEHSSARLERFLTLCANENMVVANITSPANYFHLLRRQLKWSFRKPLIVMSPKSLLRHPKVVSPLEDFSNKGFQPILDDPTADPAKIEKLVLCSGKLYFELLAKKEELNCENVALVRFEQLYPLQTDAIEAIFAKYDNRKSIVWAQEEPENMGAWSYILRNFRDTGIQVVSPVPSGAPAPGSHKMFEKNQNAVINRVFDRDDAPAKRPVTA; from the coding sequence ATGGACAGATTTTCATTCCTAAACGCAGCTCATTCTCAGTTAATTGAGGATTTATACCAACAATACTTAAAATTCCCTGACTCTTTAGAACCATCATGGAAAGCCTTTTTTCAGGGCTTTGATTTTGCAATTGAGAACTACAGTGATGACGAAAGCATCCAGTATGTACAAAATTCGGTGAAATCTTCACCGGCAGTTCAGCAGATTTCTCAGGCGGCTTCAAATGGCGAAGTTCCAGAGCATATCAAGAAAGAATTTAAGGTGGTAAACCTTATTGAAGCTTACAGAACGAGAGGACACTTGTTTACAAAAACCAACCCTGTGCGTGAAAGAAGGCATTACACGCCAACTTTGGATATTGAAAATTTTGGACTTGATAAGTCTGATTTAAATACAAAATTCAATTGCGCTGTTGAAACAGGGATGAAAGGTCCTGCAACTTTACAGGATTTAATTGTACACTTACAAAGCATTTACTGCGATTCTATCGGGGTAGAATATATGCACATCAACAACGTTCAGGAGAAAGACTTTATCAAGCAGTGGCTTCAGGTAAACGAAAATCACCCAATTCTTTCGGCTAACGAAAAAACTGAGATTTTATTGAAATTAAACCAAGCGGTTGCGTTTGAAAACTATCTTCATACAAAATTTGTTGGGCAAAAAAGATTCTCATTGGAAGGTGGTGAAACTTTAATCCCTGCTTTAGATCAGTTGATCTCAAGGTCTTCTCAACTTGGAGTTGATGAGGTTGTTTTGGGTATGGCTCACAGAGGAAGATTGAATGTTTTAACCAATATTTTCGGAAAATCTTACAAGCAAATTTTCTCAGAATTTGAAGGAAAAGAATTTGAAGAAGATGTATTCTCAGGTGACGTAAAATATCACTTAGGTTCATCTAAAAAAATAAAAACAGCTTCTGGAGAAGAAGTTGCAATTAATTTGACACCAAACCCGTCTCACTTAGAGACTGTTGCTGCTTTGGTAGAAGGTATTTGCCGTGCAAAAGTAGACGATAAGTATAAAGATTACTCTAAAGTTTTACCAATTATTATTCATGGTGATGGTGCAATTGCGGGACAAGGTATTGCTTACGAAGTTGCTCAGATGATGACTTTGGAAGGTTACAAAACGGGAGGTACAGTTCATATTGTTGTAAATAACCAGGTTTCATTTACAACCAATTATATGGATGCAAGATCTTCTACATATTGTACAGATGTTGCGAAAGTAACAGAATCTCCAGTAATGCACGTCAATGCAGATGATGCAGAAGCGGTTGTTCATGCCATTCATTTTGCTGCTGACTTCAGAGCTAAATTTGGTAAAGATGTTTATATCGATTTATTAGGATACAGAAAATATGGCCATAATGAAGGTGATGAGCCGAGATTTACACAGCCTAATTTATATAAATTAATCTCAAAACATCAGAATCCAAGAGAGATTTATAAAGATAAATTGTTGAAAGACAATATTACATCAAACGATGTAATTGCAAAAATGGAAACAGAATTCAAAGCTCTTTTAGATAAAGATTTTGATGCTTCTAAGGAAATCGAAAAGAATGTAATGGATATTTTCATGGCAGATGACTGGACGAATTTCCCGATTGCAAAAAGAGGAGCTGTTCAGGATGCTGTTGATACCAAATATGACCTAGCGAAGTTGAAGGAATTGGCAATTAAAATGTCAACGCTTCCGGCTGATAAAAAATTCATCAATAAAATTACGAGACTGTTTGATAACAGAATCAAAGCAATTGAAGGAAACTCTTTAGATTGGGCTTTAGGAGAATGGTTAGCTTATGCTACACTTCTTGTAGAAGGGCACAACATCAGAATTTCTGGTGAAGATGTTGAAAGAGGTACTTTCTCTCACAGACATGCTGTTGTAAAAACTGAAGATACTGAGGAAGAATATGTTCCTTTAAAAGAAGTTTCAGAAAGCAGATTTGATATTTTCAACTCTCACCTTTCAGAATACGGAGTTTTAGGATTCGATTATGGGTATGCAATGGCATCGCCTAATACTTTAACAATTTGGGAAGCTCAGTTCGGAGATTTCGTCAACGGAGCTCAGATTATTGTTGACCAATATTTGGCTGCCGCAGAAGAAAAATGGAAAATTCAGGACGGTTTGGTAATGTTGTTGCCTCACGGTTCAGAAGGTCAGGGTGCAGAGCACTCTTCAGCAAGACTGGAAAGATTCCTTACGCTTTGTGCTAACGAAAATATGGTGGTGGCAAATATCACTTCTCCTGCAAACTATTTCCACTTGTTGAGAAGACAGTTGAAATGGTCATTCAGAAAACCATTAATTGTAATGAGTCCTAAATCATTATTAAGACATCCAAAAGTGGTTTCTCCGCTTGAAGATTTCTCAAATAAAGGATTCCAGCCAATTTTAGATGATCCTACTGCAGATCCGGCAAAAATTGAAAAATTAGTATTGTGTTCAGGTAAATTATACTTCGAATTATTAGCTAAAAAAGAAGAGCTGAATTGTGAAAATGTTGCATTGGTAAGATTCGAGCAGTTATATCCGCTTCAAACTGATGCTATCGAAGCTATTTTTGCTAAATATGATAACAGAAAATCAATTGTTTGGGCTCAGGAAGAACCAGAAAACATGGGAGCTTGGTCTTATATCTTAAGAAATTTCAGAGATACAGGAATTCAGGTTGTTTCTCCGGTACCAAGTGGTGCGCCGGCTCCAGGAAGCCACAAAATGTTTGAAAAAAATCAAAACGCTGTAATCAACAGAGTATTCGACAGAGACGATGCTCCGGCTAAAAGACCAGTAACAGCTTAA
- a CDS encoding alpha/beta hydrolase-fold protein, with protein sequence MKFTLTTAEKDTRPIFITGNFNKWNPKDYHFQLKISDENTYSIDIEDQLLGDDIEYKFTKGGWENVELDQYGNITPNRKIKKNSAGANDYVEKWRFNWGPFKDEFFPIVEVISEEFYIPQLDRYRKVWALLPYDYYISDKKHPVLYLQDAQNLFNEGSAYGNWEIDKKLSILAEYGRGDIIVIAVEHGNEDRIKEYIFDNDNVANGSEGKKYIRFVTDTLKPFIDEHYRTKKDRENTGIGGSSLGALISIYSGFLYPEVYSKLLIFSPSLWIEPTNNFPMMSFRVPFKTKIYLYGGEKEGSKMVKRIQVFENYLKRWEKKNLFDFEFKTNINPDGEHSEFYWSQEFPRAIEWLFYNNTENPVEVTPQQENIKNKTI encoded by the coding sequence ATGAAATTTACACTCACTACGGCAGAAAAAGACACAAGACCTATTTTCATCACTGGAAATTTTAATAAATGGAACCCGAAAGATTATCATTTTCAACTTAAGATTTCTGATGAAAACACTTATAGTATTGACATTGAAGACCAATTGCTCGGTGATGACATAGAATATAAATTCACAAAAGGCGGTTGGGAAAATGTAGAACTGGATCAATACGGAAATATTACGCCCAACAGAAAAATCAAAAAAAATTCTGCAGGAGCCAATGATTATGTTGAAAAATGGAGATTCAACTGGGGACCATTTAAAGATGAGTTCTTCCCTATTGTTGAGGTGATTTCTGAAGAATTTTACATTCCGCAGCTCGACCGTTACCGGAAAGTTTGGGCACTTCTCCCCTACGATTATTATATTTCAGATAAAAAACACCCTGTGCTTTATCTTCAGGATGCTCAAAATTTATTCAATGAAGGCAGTGCGTACGGAAACTGGGAAATCGACAAAAAACTATCTATTCTTGCGGAATATGGCCGTGGAGATATTATTGTAATCGCAGTAGAACACGGAAATGAAGACCGAATTAAAGAATATATTTTCGACAATGATAACGTAGCCAACGGATCTGAAGGAAAAAAATACATCAGATTTGTTACCGATACTTTAAAACCTTTTATTGACGAGCATTATCGCACAAAAAAAGACCGAGAAAATACGGGAATTGGCGGAAGTTCCTTGGGGGCACTCATCAGTATTTACAGCGGATTTCTTTATCCTGAAGTATATTCTAAGCTGCTTATTTTTTCTCCTTCTCTTTGGATAGAACCCACCAATAATTTCCCGATGATGAGTTTCAGAGTACCTTTTAAAACTAAAATTTATCTTTATGGTGGTGAAAAAGAAGGTTCTAAAATGGTCAAAAGAATTCAGGTTTTTGAAAATTATTTAAAACGGTGGGAAAAGAAAAATCTTTTTGATTTTGAATTTAAAACCAACATCAATCCCGACGGAGAACACAGCGAATT
- a CDS encoding glycogen synthase — MTIFHLSTECYPVAKVGGLADVVGALPKYQNKLKEVTAKVVMPWYNKHFVYDYDFEVVFDGFIHQGSNMLQVQIMKETTDILGFELFMVKIPGLLDRENPYGYEDESFQFLAFQQGVLHWLTAMKIRPDVLHCHDYHTGLVPFMIENCDEFEFLKGVKTIGTIHNGEYQGMMSWDMVNYMPAFDHHKWGLLDWNGFINPLASMIKCCSAFTTVSEGYLEELFVSFRGLESLVREEFSKAYGIINGIDTDVWNPQTDPMIDFNFDSKNAVKIKKKNKVKLCKEYGLNPELPLFAFIGRFATEKGADLLPDLIWRSIKQSFGGLNIIVLGSGNAYIEQQLKELDSVYSNFATDIGYKEHLSHKIYASADFLLMPSRVEPCGLNQMYAMRYGTVPVVSYTGGLRDTVKDITTGGSGLNFTYPGVDDIIHAMSRGVNIYKNKAQMDELVLSNMKFDFAWEKSAEKYLTLYKN, encoded by the coding sequence ATGACAATATTTCACCTCAGTACAGAATGTTATCCCGTAGCAAAAGTTGGCGGACTTGCAGATGTAGTCGGTGCTCTTCCGAAATATCAAAATAAACTAAAAGAAGTCACAGCAAAAGTGGTGATGCCTTGGTATAATAAACATTTTGTATACGATTATGATTTTGAAGTGGTTTTTGATGGATTTATTCATCAGGGTTCCAATATGCTTCAGGTTCAGATAATGAAAGAGACGACGGATATTTTGGGATTTGAATTGTTTATGGTGAAAATTCCTGGGTTGCTCGATCGTGAAAATCCTTATGGTTATGAAGATGAAAGTTTTCAGTTTTTAGCTTTTCAGCAAGGAGTTTTACATTGGTTAACTGCGATGAAAATTCGTCCCGATGTGTTGCATTGTCATGATTATCATACAGGTTTGGTTCCTTTTATGATAGAAAACTGTGATGAGTTTGAATTTCTGAAAGGTGTAAAAACCATAGGAACTATTCACAACGGAGAATATCAGGGAATGATGAGCTGGGATATGGTTAATTACATGCCTGCTTTTGATCATCATAAATGGGGACTTCTTGATTGGAACGGATTTATCAATCCTTTGGCAAGTATGATTAAATGCTGTAGCGCTTTTACAACAGTTTCCGAGGGGTATCTTGAAGAACTGTTCGTGAGTTTTAGAGGTCTCGAAAGTTTGGTAAGAGAAGAGTTTTCCAAAGCTTACGGAATTATCAATGGGATTGATACCGATGTTTGGAATCCACAGACTGATCCAATGATTGATTTTAATTTTGACAGCAAAAATGCAGTTAAAATAAAAAAGAAAAACAAAGTCAAACTTTGTAAAGAATATGGCTTAAATCCTGAGCTTCCTTTGTTTGCTTTTATTGGAAGATTTGCTACTGAAAAAGGTGCAGATTTGCTTCCTGATTTAATTTGGAGAAGCATTAAGCAGAGTTTTGGAGGTTTAAATATCATCGTTCTCGGTTCAGGAAATGCCTATATAGAACAGCAATTGAAAGAATTGGATTCAGTTTATTCAAATTTTGCGACAGATATTGGGTATAAAGAACATTTGTCACACAAAATTTATGCTTCGGCAGACTTCTTGTTAATGCCTTCAAGAGTTGAACCTTGCGGTCTTAATCAGATGTATGCAATGCGTTACGGAACTGTTCCTGTCGTAAGCTATACCGGAGGGTTGAGAGATACTGTAAAAGATATTACCACCGGAGGTTCCGGCTTAAATTTTACCTATCCCGGAGTTGATGATATTATTCACGCAATGAGTCGTGGTGTGAATATTTACAAAAACAAAGCGCAAATGGATGAATTGGTTTTATCTAATATGAAATTTGACTTTGCCTGGGAAAAATCAGCAGAAAAGTATTTAACTTTATATAAAAACTAA
- a CDS encoding glucose-1-phosphate adenylyltransferase, with protein MKHNVISIVLGGGRGTRLFPLTYTRSKPAVPIAGKYRLVDIPISNCLNSGLNKILVLTQFNSASLNSHIKNSYHFDIFSQGFVDILAAEQNVDSDSWFQGTADAVRQSMKHLEKYDYEYILILSGDQLYQMDFNEMLDFHIDNGGDVTIATIPVNAKDATGFGILKSDDEGNITSFVEKPGFDELNGLESEVSDENKIKGKEFLASMGIYIFSKSILKKMFDEGAGDDFGKDIIPNSIGKYTTLSYQYEGYWTDIGTIESFYEANLDLCHDFPQFNLFSSAPIFTRARMLPPSKVNGSYVSKAVFGDGCIIMADKIENSVIGNRTRVDKGSTIVNSYIMGADFYQNTTDIVNNDQKGLPNMGIGKYCYIEKAILDKNCFIGDNVRIIGGKHLKDGDYGTHSVQDGIVVVKKGAVLKPGTHIG; from the coding sequence ATGAAACACAACGTTATTTCTATTGTGTTGGGAGGAGGTAGAGGAACAAGGCTTTTTCCATTAACATATACAAGGTCAAAACCCGCTGTTCCGATTGCAGGAAAATACAGATTGGTAGATATTCCGATCTCAAATTGTTTGAATTCAGGACTGAATAAGATCCTGGTTCTGACTCAGTTTAATTCAGCTTCTCTTAACTCACACATTAAAAATTCTTACCACTTTGATATTTTCAGTCAGGGTTTTGTAGATATTTTAGCAGCAGAGCAAAATGTTGACAGCGACAGTTGGTTTCAGGGGACTGCAGATGCGGTTCGTCAATCGATGAAGCATTTGGAAAAGTACGATTATGAGTATATTTTGATTCTCTCAGGAGATCAATTGTATCAAATGGATTTTAATGAAATGCTCGATTTTCATATTGATAACGGTGGTGATGTAACCATTGCAACCATTCCTGTCAACGCAAAAGATGCAACAGGTTTTGGAATTTTAAAATCTGATGATGAAGGGAATATTACTTCATTCGTTGAAAAACCGGGATTTGATGAGCTTAATGGCTTAGAATCTGAAGTTTCAGACGAGAATAAAATAAAAGGAAAAGAGTTCTTAGCTTCGATGGGAATTTATATTTTTTCTAAAAGTATTTTGAAAAAAATGTTTGATGAAGGAGCAGGAGATGATTTTGGTAAAGATATTATTCCTAATTCTATTGGAAAATACACCACATTAAGCTATCAATATGAAGGTTATTGGACGGATATTGGAACGATTGAATCTTTCTACGAAGCAAACTTAGATTTGTGTCACGATTTTCCGCAGTTTAATCTGTTTTCTTCAGCGCCCATTTTTACGCGTGCAAGAATGCTTCCGCCATCAAAAGTGAACGGTTCTTATGTAAGCAAGGCTGTTTTTGGAGACGGATGTATTATTATGGCAGATAAAATTGAAAATTCTGTAATTGGAAACCGTACAAGAGTTGACAAAGGAAGTACGATTGTTAATTCCTATATTATGGGAGCCGATTTCTACCAAAATACGACTGATATTGTCAACAATGACCAAAAAGGTTTACCCAATATGGGAATTGGTAAATACTGCTACATTGAGAAGGCGATTTTAGATAAAAACTGTTTCATCGGTGATAATGTAAGAATCATTGGAGGAAAACATCTTAAGGATGGTGATTACGGAACTCATTCTGTACAGGACGGAATTGTTGTAGTGAAAAAAGGAGCAGTGTTAAAACCTGGAACACACATTGGATAA
- a CDS encoding SRPBCC domain-containing protein — protein MRFFKIITVIVVLLVGAYAASMYYFVDESKEFTIEKEVDYPLEKVFNQFNNLQNFTRWNNFFSSSKTITIDYYSPYEGKGSAISYNDPKSKDGGEMFIRYENPNKTLRYQLFEDEDENPTLIDVKFTAVSPEKTKITWYVHTPKLSVLSRAQNFWTEDKFADNIEKSMLNLKNVLGNKVEKDNQLAAIKYDSLMVEKEEAKMILGINVSTSNKKDALYKNIVMNYNKINNFVTMDLGKKNDEVGYPVLITDADNFKDNEVSYFFGIPLSKKIGVTDNNFNFRSVSPTENYVMYYKGSYPARIKAIQQLIQKAKKDEMRYGDVYQTFIEPPVEGQDVNLKLSLSVYR, from the coding sequence ATGCGTTTTTTCAAAATTATAACGGTTATTGTAGTATTGTTGGTGGGAGCTTATGCGGCTTCTATGTACTATTTTGTGGATGAAAGTAAAGAATTTACCATAGAAAAAGAGGTAGATTATCCTTTAGAAAAGGTTTTTAATCAGTTTAATAATTTACAGAATTTTACCCGTTGGAATAATTTCTTTTCCAGCTCAAAAACCATCACCATTGATTATTATTCGCCATATGAAGGAAAAGGAAGTGCAATTAGCTACAATGATCCTAAAAGTAAAGATGGTGGCGAAATGTTTATCCGCTACGAAAACCCCAACAAAACCTTAAGGTATCAGCTTTTTGAAGACGAAGATGAAAATCCTACTTTGATTGATGTGAAATTTACGGCTGTTTCTCCCGAAAAAACAAAGATTACATGGTATGTTCATACTCCAAAATTATCGGTTTTATCAAGAGCTCAGAATTTTTGGACGGAAGATAAATTTGCAGATAATATTGAGAAAAGCATGCTTAATCTGAAAAATGTTTTAGGCAATAAGGTAGAAAAAGACAATCAGTTGGCTGCCATAAAATACGACAGCCTGATGGTAGAAAAAGAAGAGGCTAAAATGATTTTGGGTATCAATGTAAGTACTTCTAATAAGAAAGATGCTTTGTATAAAAACATTGTCATGAATTATAATAAGATTAATAATTTTGTGACGATGGATTTAGGCAAAAAAAATGATGAGGTAGGCTATCCTGTTCTTATTACCGATGCCGATAATTTTAAAGATAACGAGGTGTCTTATTTTTTCGGAATTCCTTTATCAAAAAAAATAGGAGTTACCGATAATAATTTTAATTTCAGATCTGTGAGCCCGACAGAAAATTATGTAATGTATTACAAAGGTTCTTATCCGGCGAGAATAAAAGCAATTCAGCAGCTTATACAAAAAGCAAAGAAAGATGAAATGCGTTATGGTGATGTTTATCAGACTTTTATAGAGCCACCCGTAGAAGGTCAGGATGTTAATCTGAAACTTTCTCTTTCGGTTTACAGATGA
- the glgB gene encoding 1,4-alpha-glucan branching protein GlgB yields the protein MNFVKTYTLFTDHDVYLFKEGKHYRLYEKFGAHSVEKDGIKGVYFSVWAPNAKKVSVIGNFNNWNHREHILFPRWDQSGIWEGFIPALSLGTLYKYAIETAQGKILEKSDPYALSWEQNLQAGSMVSTNWYEWEDQEWLEKRWQKNSLDAPISVYELHLGSWMRNENNPEKFLNYRDIASKLVPYIIEMGFTHVEFMPVMEYPYDPSWGYQITGFFAATSRFGSPQDLMFLINELHKNEVGVILDWVPSHFPGDANGLHRFDGSYLYEHEDPRKGFHPDWKSYIFNYGRNEVKSFLISNAVFWLDRYHADGLRVDAVTSMLHLDYSRNEGEWEPNIYGENVNLEAKAFLQEFNTVVYKEFGNNIMTIAEESSDFPKLTKPVHEGGVGFGMKWMMGWMHDTLFYFKEDSANRKEHHHKLTFSSMYMYNENYMIPLSHDEVVHGKASLIYKMKGDEWQKFANLRALYVYMFTHPGAKLLFMGDEFGQTNEWNFKQSLDWHLLEYPVHKGLQTLVKDLNHLYKNETALFENQFNQNGFEWVEANDQENSVYIYLRKGKRRDDVFMVILNLTPNVLDYKVGVNLGTHWEVVLNSDDEKYSGSGVEANIFREDHDEWMNRPRSISLNLPALSGIVLRQRKDKKYKLNRIKQHKK from the coding sequence ATGAATTTTGTAAAAACCTACACCCTTTTTACGGATCATGATGTTTATCTTTTTAAAGAAGGTAAACATTACAGGCTTTACGAAAAATTTGGTGCTCATTCTGTTGAAAAAGACGGAATAAAAGGGGTTTATTTTTCGGTTTGGGCTCCGAATGCCAAAAAAGTTTCCGTTATCGGGAATTTTAATAACTGGAATCACCGCGAACACATCCTTTTCCCAAGATGGGATCAATCGGGGATTTGGGAAGGTTTCATTCCGGCACTTTCTTTGGGAACACTTTATAAATATGCGATAGAAACTGCACAGGGGAAAATTTTAGAAAAAAGTGATCCTTATGCATTAAGCTGGGAACAGAATCTCCAGGCTGGATCAATGGTTTCTACCAATTGGTATGAGTGGGAAGATCAGGAATGGTTGGAAAAACGTTGGCAAAAAAACAGTTTAGATGCTCCTATTTCCGTTTACGAATTACATTTAGGTTCGTGGATGCGAAATGAAAATAATCCTGAAAAATTTCTGAATTATAGAGATATCGCCTCAAAACTGGTTCCTTACATTATCGAAATGGGGTTTACCCATGTAGAATTCATGCCTGTGATGGAATATCCTTACGATCCGAGTTGGGGTTATCAGATTACCGGTTTTTTTGCAGCAACGTCTCGTTTTGGTTCGCCACAGGATTTAATGTTCTTAATTAATGAACTTCATAAAAATGAGGTTGGCGTTATTTTAGACTGGGTTCCTTCACATTTTCCGGGTGATGCAAATGGATTACACCGTTTTGACGGTTCTTATTTATACGAACACGAAGATCCCAGAAAAGGCTTTCATCCTGATTGGAAATCTTATATTTTTAATTACGGACGAAATGAAGTGAAATCTTTTCTAATTTCAAATGCTGTCTTTTGGCTCGATCGTTATCATGCGGATGGACTTCGGGTTGATGCGGTAACTTCGATGCTTCATTTGGATTATTCAAGAAATGAAGGTGAATGGGAACCGAATATTTATGGAGAAAATGTAAATCTTGAAGCAAAAGCTTTTCTTCAGGAATTTAATACAGTCGTTTATAAAGAATTTGGAAATAATATCATGACCATTGCTGAGGAAAGTTCAGATTTTCCAAAACTGACAAAACCTGTTCATGAAGGCGGAGTAGGATTTGGTATGAAATGGATGATGGGATGGATGCACGATACTTTATTTTATTTTAAAGAAGATTCTGCAAACAGAAAAGAACATCATCACAAATTGACTTTTTCGTCGATGTATATGTATAATGAAAATTATATGATTCCGCTTTCACATGATGAAGTGGTACACGGAAAGGCAAGTTTAATTTATAAAATGAAAGGTGATGAATGGCAGAAATTTGCCAACCTCAGAGCTTTGTATGTTTATATGTTTACGCATCCCGGAGCAAAATTGCTATTTATGGGCGACGAATTCGGGCAAACCAATGAATGGAATTTTAAGCAGAGTTTAGATTGGCATTTGTTGGAATATCCGGTTCATAAAGGCTTACAGACTTTAGTGAAAGATCTGAATCATCTTTATAAGAACGAAACAGCACTTTTTGAAAATCAATTCAACCAAAATGGTTTTGAATGGGTTGAAGCCAATGATCAGGAAAATTCTGTATATATTTATTTAAGGAAAGGGAAAAGACGGGATGATGTTTTTATGGTGATTTTAAATCTTACTCCAAATGTTTTAGATTATAAAGTTGGAGTAAATCTAGGTACACACTGGGAAGTAGTTTTGAATTCAGATGATGAAAAATACAGTGGAAGCGGAGTTGAAGCCAATATCTTCAGAGAAGACCATGATGAATGGATGAACCGCCCAAGATCAATTAGCCTGAATCTTCCTGCGCTTTCCGGAATTGTTTTAAGACAGAGAAAAGATAAAAAGTATAAATTAAATAGGATTAAACAACACAAAAAATGA